A window from Primulina huaijiensis isolate GDHJ02 chromosome 13, ASM1229523v2, whole genome shotgun sequence encodes these proteins:
- the LOC140991746 gene encoding 3-ketoacyl-CoA synthase 12-like: protein MHICIIDFISQQHTYIALAHLSFPPINFLQFPQTEKEDMDLLHLFFCSLPLLPLFYMLYKNLDKKLHQNCYILDYECYMPTDDRKLSTKFSGEVIMRNKNLGLDEYKFLLNAIVNSGIGEETYAPRMVFEGREACPTVHDGIVEADEFFHDSIDKLMKRTNFSLSEIDVLVVNISMFATVPSLSSRIINYYNMREDIKVYNFSGMGCSASLVSINVVEKIFKTRKNTLALVLTSESLSSNWYNGNERSMILANCLFRTGGCAMILTNKNSLKHRAMFKLKSLVRTHHGGNDESFNCCVQKEDDKGFVGFYLGKNLPSAATRAFIENLQNIAPKILPLRELIRFTLLQYATKMQQKWSKYASSTRPEINFKTGVDHFCLHTGGKAVIDAIRQSLNLSEFDVEPARMTLHRFGNTSASSLWYVLAYMDAKKRLKKGDRVFMVSFGAGFKCNSCLWEVMRDLEGKNVWENFIHNYPTKNLNNPFLEKFGWLRNADADTVSLKDYQIPD, encoded by the coding sequence ATGCATATATGTATAATTGATTTCATTTCTCAACAGCATACATACATTGCCCTTGCACATCTCTCATTCCCTCCAATTAACTTCTTGCAGTTCCCTCAAACAGAAAAAGAAGACATGGATCTTCTTCACCTTTTTTTCTGCTCTCTCCCTCTGCTACCTCTCTTCTACATGTTATACAAAAATCTTGATAAAAAACTGCACCAAAACTGCTACATTTTGGACTACGAGTGCTACATGCCGACAGATGACAGGAAGCTGAGCACGAAATTTTCCGGCGAGGTGATCATGAGAAACAAAAACCTCGGCCTCGACGAGTACAAGTTCCTCTTAAACGCCATTgtgaattctggcatcggcgAGGAAACTTATGCCCCGAGGATGGTTTTCGAAGGCCGGGAGGCATGTCCGACTGTACATGATGGGATCGTTGAAGCGGATGAGTTTTTCCACGACAGCATCGACAAACTTATGAAGAGAACAAATTTCTCTCTTTCAGAAATCGACGTACTTGTAGTAAACATATCCATGTTCGCCACGGTCCCATCTTTATCTTCTAGGATTATAAATTATTACAACATGAGAGAAGACATCAAGgtttataatttttctgggatgGGATGCAGCGCCAGCTTGGTGTCCATAAATGTTGTcgaaaaaattttcaaaaccaGGAAAAATACTCTTGCCCTTGTTTTAACCTCCGAGTCTTTGAGCTCGAATTGGTACAACGGAAACGAGAGGTCCATGATTCTAGCTAATTGCCTGTTTAGAACAGGTGGTTGTGCGATGATCTTGACGAACAAAAATTCATTGAAGCACAGGGCCATGTTCAAGCTCAAATCTTTAGTAAGAACCCATCATGGAGGAAACGATGAATCCTTCAACTGCTGCGTCCAAAAAGAGGACGATAAAGGGTTCGTTGGCTTCTATTTGGGCAAGAATCTCCCTTCAGCCGCCACTCGGGCATTCATAGAGAACTTACAAAACATAGCTCCCAAAATCTTGCCCCTGCGGGAGCTCATTCGCTTCACTTTGCTGCAATATGCCACCAAAATGCAACAAAAATGGAGCAAATATGCGTCGTCCACAAGGCCGGAGATCAATTTCAAGACGGGGGTCGACCATTTCTGCTTACACACAGGCGGAAAAGCAGTAATCGACGCCATCCGACAGAGTCTGAATCTAAGTGAGTTTGACGTCGAGCCGGCGAGGATGACACTGCATCGGTTCGGGAATACGTCGGCGAGTAGTCTGTGGTATGTTTTAGCTTACATGGACGCGAAGAAGAGGTTGAAGAAAGGTGACAGGGTTTTCATGGTAAGTTTTGGTGCAGGTTTTAAATGCAACAGCTGCCTCTGGGAAGTCATGAGAGATTTGGAAGGCAAAAACGTGTGGGAAAATTTCATCCATAATTACCCAACAAAGAACTTGAACAATCCCTTCTTGGAGAAGTTTGGATGGCTTCGAAATGCAGATGCTGATACAGTTTCACTCAAGGATTATCAGATACCAGATTGA